The proteins below come from a single Drosophila miranda strain MSH22 chromosome Y unlocalized genomic scaffold, D.miranda_PacBio2.1 Contig_Y1_pilon, whole genome shotgun sequence genomic window:
- the LOC117191469 gene encoding uncharacterized protein LOC117191469 — protein sequence MDRGSSSSLASSATVGTNTNHQRHFQGYGPDKMQEIDAGKMAHNGKALTGRYNATPTYGFDNEQNYCLNSQQLPSPMPPPPYALARVSSTRNFELENHTPPACPGSGPIAMTNGTIQLRLRDGVRIDMTLDKVRVLNQRSMVAVALSRNCSNSALIHPNGRILQSGAKVEIVTYDGMKGNNFVRYAKMWYKGVSFISEACALIYLVDTAGTGTTTDTFTDLTKDYTLAVFYDDSRHGPSYMAEAHDVIANSAYICTEDGTEIYDINGFRITQAADGLVKVTRVDNKCLIRTSPGNGSATLTTPGIHCTASLGKTSHLFVRRNEKRMHFDGSCFIVRNAGHSAGFNENNLLIVY from the exons atggatcgcggcagcagctccagtctcGCTAGCAGCGCCACCGTTGGCACCAACACCAATCACCAGCGGCATTTCCAAGGA TACGGGCCAGATAAAATGCAGGAAATAGACGCTGGCAAAATGGCGCACAACGGCAAGGCACTCACAGGGCGCTacaatgccacgcccacctatgGCTTCGACAACGAGCAGAACTACTGCCTG AATTCCCAACAGTTGCCGTCTCCAATGCCCCCTCCACCATACGCCTTGGCACGCGTGAGCAGCACACGCAACTTCGAGCTCGAGAACCACACACCGCCGGCATGTCCCGGCTCTGGACCCATTGCCATGACGAACGGCACCATCCAGTTGCGCCTCCGCGATGGCGTGCG CATTGACATGACTCTGGACAAGGTGCGCGTGCTCAATCAGCGCAGCATGGTGGCAGTTGCTCTATcacgcaactgcagcaactcggctttgatccaccccaatggacgcatcttgcagagcggcgctaaagtcgaaatagtcacctacgacggcatgaagggcaataactttgT TCGCTATGCCAAGATGTGGTACAAGGGTGTGAGCTTCATCAGCGAGGCGTGCGCTCTCATCTACCTGGTGGACACAGCCGGGACGGGCACCACAACCGACACTTTCACCGATCTGACCAAGGACTACACCCTGGCAGTGTTCTATGA CGACTCGCGCCATGGTCCCTCTTATATGGCTGAAGCCCATGACGTGATTGCCAATTCAGCTTACATCTGTACCGAGGATGGCACTGAGATCTATGACATAAACGGATTTCGCATCACCCAGGCAGCCGATGGCCTGGTGAAAGTCACTCGTGTGGACAACAAGTGCTTGATTCGCACCAGTCCCGGCAATGGATCGGCCACTTTGACCACACCTGGCATCCATTGCACTGCCTCTCTGGGCAAGACCTCGCATCTGTTTGTTCG TCGCAATGAGAAGCGCATGCACTTCGATGGATCCTGTTTCATTGTACGCAACGCCGGACACTCCGCCGGCTTCAATGAGAACAACCTGCTCATTGTATACTGA
- the LOC117190007 gene encoding uncharacterized protein LOC117190007 produces the protein MWYKGVSFTSEACALIYLVDTAGTRTTTDTFTDLTKDYTLAVFYDDSRHGPSYMAEAHDVIANSAYTCTEDGTEIYDINGFRITQAADGLVKVTRVDKCLIRTSPANGSATLTTPGIHCTASLGKTSHLFVRRNEKRMHFDGSCFIVRNAGHSAGFNENNLLIVY, from the exons ATGTGGTACAAGGGTGTGAGCTTCACCAGCGAGGCGTGCGCTCTCATCTACCTGGTGGACACAGCCGGGACGCGCACCACAACCGACACTTTCACCGATCTGACCAAGGACTACACCCTGGCAGTGTTCTATGA CGACTCGCGGCATGGTCCCTCTTATATGGCTGAAGCCCATGACGTGATTGCCAATTCAGCTTACACCTGTACCGAGGATGGCACTGAGATCTATGACATAAACGGATTTCGCATCACCCAGGCAGCCGATGGCCTGGTGAAGGTCACTCGTGTGGACAAGTGCTTGATTCGCACCAGTCCCGCCAATGGATCGGCCACTTTGACCACACCTGGCATCCATTGCACTGCCTCTCTGGGCAAGACCTCGCATCTGTTTGTTCG TCGCAATGAGAAGCGCATGCACTTCGATGGATCCTGTTTCATTGTACGCAACGCCGGACACTCCGCCGGCTTCAATGAGAACAACCTGCTCATTGTCTACTGA